One Mycolicibacterium sarraceniae genomic window carries:
- a CDS encoding DoxX family protein, giving the protein MTLQMAVAYFTQHIEKSFWPVVNGGELAVAICFGFLLLVFTGGGAYAVDAAHGRR; this is encoded by the coding sequence TTGACGCTGCAAATGGCCGTCGCCTACTTCACCCAACACATCGAGAAGAGCTTCTGGCCGGTCGTCAATGGCGGCGAACTCGCCGTCGCCATATGCTTCGGATTCCTGCTACTGGTGTTCACCGGCGGTGGCGCCTACGCCGTAGATGCCGCCCACGGACGTCGCTGA
- a CDS encoding carbonic anhydrase translates to MSDPLIAWQRLRAGNELFFAPVRGRRGEPVVDQPIAAVFRCADAPIGSEMVLGQSWGSLLDVSTWGHVIDAGVLATMEYAVETLEVPLIVVLGHNECAAMRAALRAWDEAVIPEGATRTAVQQALSSIVRRGAGADSVDTVTAAHIVEVGVALLERSPVIARRVDAGRCGIICTATDCNSGLLRTHATIGPVGEAPDDLLECV, encoded by the coding sequence ATGTCCGACCCTCTGATCGCTTGGCAGCGCCTGCGTGCTGGCAACGAGCTTTTCTTCGCCCCGGTCCGCGGTCGCCGCGGCGAGCCGGTTGTCGACCAGCCAATCGCGGCGGTATTCCGTTGCGCCGACGCCCCAATCGGAAGCGAGATGGTTCTGGGCCAGAGCTGGGGTTCCCTGCTCGATGTCAGCACGTGGGGGCATGTGATCGATGCCGGTGTCCTGGCCACGATGGAATACGCGGTCGAAACGCTCGAAGTGCCGCTGATCGTGGTGCTCGGCCACAACGAATGCGCAGCCATGCGCGCCGCGCTGCGGGCTTGGGATGAAGCGGTGATACCCGAAGGAGCCACCAGGACCGCTGTCCAACAGGCGCTGTCGTCGATCGTTCGGCGGGGTGCCGGCGCAGACTCCGTCGATACGGTCACCGCCGCGCATATCGTCGAGGTGGGTGTGGCGTTGCTGGAGCGCTCTCCCGTCATCGCTCGGCGCGTCGACGCCGGTCGATGCGGGATCATTTGCACTGCAACAGATTGCAACAGCGGACTGTTGCGCACCCACGCCACCATCGGACCGGTCGGCGAAGCGCCCGACGACCTGCTGGAGTGCGTGTGA
- a CDS encoding P-II family nitrogen regulator: MNVPTLTKMIKIEVVVPGGDASAVRELIQSVGATGFTSLSGVSGLGHHGYRQGRLLFNQQAALELLITVVPESKADALLAGLRPLLDASSGVMFVTETYVSRPEYFS; encoded by the coding sequence ATGAACGTACCGACCCTGACCAAGATGATAAAGATCGAGGTGGTGGTCCCCGGAGGTGACGCCTCGGCTGTCCGTGAGCTGATCCAAAGCGTCGGTGCCACCGGCTTCACCAGCCTGTCCGGCGTGTCGGGACTCGGACATCACGGCTACCGGCAGGGCCGGCTGCTGTTCAACCAGCAGGCGGCCCTGGAATTACTCATCACCGTGGTCCCGGAATCCAAAGCCGACGCGCTGCTGGCCGGTCTGCGGCCGCTGCTGGACGCCTCGTCCGGGGTGATGTTCGTGACTGAAACCTACGTCAGTCGACCCGAGTACTTCAGCTGA
- a CDS encoding DUF2309 domain-containing protein, which yields MTHSDAQRARLRSDVAIAARVLPTHYPLETFIAVNPLAGLEGMPFELAIRRAGDLYGMPGTLPLHTFRNLHMAGRITDADLDAALLRRYPNLGAAPALSLGALEVTALELMRADLLCGTGAPEPLRRSRIRSEQHAPRLAASVDDQAAKWCSAFFGYGAWPMPGREDGFYAAWRALAAGDPTLKRRVRARLRGTAPRPDDAVLAALSALDVGDSARIAYLQAHLTRLPGWAAHIQWCAGRGAGIDLLQYLAMRLAYETALLAGHRAAAVEQIPAPLPSARERATHLERVWGLTAVTDQQRAAAARVLSALPVTARDMLWQNAFEGSYRDQLLVGLERSGASGSAGPVHTQLVTCIDTRSEGLRRHLESLGGYQSLGFAGFFAVAIRFSDLLGGTPSDLCPVLIAPSHDIRETSAPHTAEQAARRVSGVLRLAGAESAFHAAKEALAAPFVLAEVSGWASAPLSVAKTLAPAASGGIRNRLHRLMVPDAPTVLNVDAIPLAERALFAQVALTTMGLVSGFGRLVVFAGHGSSTENNPYQAALDCGACGGQPGGPNARTAAMILNQPQVREELRAVGIDIPDSTYFLAAQHDTATDQVAILDRHLIPPDHYGDVERLGADLVRAGSELAAERCATLPGARRGLTPRRAARHVAARSLDWAQVYPEWGLAGNAAFIVAPRDVTAGLDLKRRTFLHSYRADVDKDGTALETILTAPLVVAQWINCQYYFSTVAPEVFGAGTKTVHNVVGTAGVITGYSGDLRLGLPWQSLADGYQLRHEPLRLLAAIQAPLTRIDMIVERNPILEDLFGNDWVAVAARADGNAPWHRWSRCGWRPWFESDSTPTILDEEMAS from the coding sequence ATGACCCACTCTGACGCCCAACGCGCTCGGCTGCGCAGTGACGTCGCGATCGCAGCGCGGGTGTTGCCCACCCACTATCCGCTGGAGACGTTCATCGCGGTCAACCCGCTGGCCGGTCTGGAGGGCATGCCCTTCGAGCTGGCGATCCGGCGGGCTGGCGACCTGTACGGCATGCCGGGCACTCTGCCGCTTCACACCTTCCGCAATCTGCACATGGCGGGCCGGATAACCGACGCCGACCTGGATGCGGCGTTGCTGCGCCGTTACCCCAACCTCGGCGCGGCGCCCGCACTGAGCCTGGGTGCGCTGGAGGTCACTGCGCTGGAACTGATGAGGGCCGATCTGCTGTGCGGCACCGGGGCACCGGAACCACTGCGGCGGTCCCGAATTCGGTCCGAGCAGCACGCCCCGCGGCTCGCGGCCAGTGTCGACGACCAGGCGGCCAAATGGTGCTCGGCCTTCTTTGGGTACGGCGCGTGGCCGATGCCCGGCCGGGAGGACGGCTTCTACGCCGCCTGGCGTGCCCTGGCTGCCGGGGACCCCACCCTCAAGCGCAGAGTCCGGGCGCGGTTGCGCGGGACGGCACCGCGGCCCGACGACGCGGTACTGGCGGCCTTGTCCGCGCTGGACGTCGGGGACTCGGCTCGGATCGCCTACCTGCAGGCGCACCTGACCCGCCTGCCCGGCTGGGCAGCGCACATTCAGTGGTGCGCGGGCCGGGGCGCCGGGATCGACCTTCTGCAGTACCTCGCGATGCGGCTGGCCTACGAGACTGCCCTGCTGGCCGGTCATCGCGCCGCCGCCGTCGAGCAGATCCCGGCGCCGCTGCCCTCGGCGCGGGAACGGGCCACTCATCTCGAGCGGGTGTGGGGGTTGACCGCCGTCACCGACCAGCAACGCGCCGCTGCCGCGAGGGTGCTCTCGGCCCTGCCGGTGACGGCACGAGACATGCTGTGGCAGAACGCGTTCGAGGGTAGCTACCGGGATCAGCTGCTGGTCGGACTGGAGCGCAGCGGTGCATCCGGCAGCGCCGGGCCGGTGCATACCCAATTGGTGACCTGCATCGACACCCGATCGGAGGGGCTGCGCCGCCACCTGGAGTCACTCGGGGGCTACCAGTCCCTCGGCTTCGCCGGGTTCTTCGCGGTCGCCATCCGCTTCTCGGACCTGCTCGGGGGAACCCCCAGCGACCTCTGCCCGGTACTTATCGCGCCAAGCCACGACATCCGGGAAACATCCGCACCGCACACCGCCGAACAGGCGGCGAGGCGAGTGTCAGGGGTCCTGCGCCTGGCCGGTGCCGAGTCGGCATTCCACGCCGCCAAAGAGGCGCTGGCCGCACCTTTCGTGCTGGCCGAGGTGTCCGGCTGGGCTTCGGCTCCGCTGTCGGTGGCCAAGACACTGGCGCCTGCGGCCAGCGGCGGCATCCGCAACCGTCTGCACCGCCTGATGGTGCCCGATGCTCCCACCGTGCTGAACGTCGACGCCATACCGCTGGCCGAGCGGGCCCTGTTCGCGCAGGTGGCGCTCACCACCATGGGGCTGGTCAGCGGGTTCGGCCGCCTGGTGGTCTTCGCCGGACACGGCAGCTCGACCGAGAACAATCCCTACCAGGCGGCGCTGGACTGCGGTGCCTGCGGGGGACAGCCGGGAGGTCCCAACGCCCGGACGGCAGCGATGATCCTCAACCAGCCCCAGGTGCGGGAGGAACTGCGGGCGGTGGGAATCGACATCCCCGACAGCACGTATTTCCTGGCCGCACAACACGACACCGCGACAGATCAGGTCGCGATTCTCGATCGGCACTTGATCCCGCCGGATCACTACGGGGATGTTGAGCGGCTCGGCGCCGACCTGGTCCGCGCCGGTAGCGAGCTGGCAGCCGAGCGCTGCGCGACGCTGCCCGGCGCGCGGCGCGGCCTCACACCGCGACGGGCGGCCCGCCACGTTGCGGCCAGGTCACTCGACTGGGCCCAGGTCTATCCCGAGTGGGGGCTGGCCGGCAACGCCGCCTTCATCGTCGCCCCCCGCGACGTCACCGCCGGCCTGGATCTGAAGCGCCGTACCTTCCTGCACTCCTACCGGGCTGACGTCGACAAGGACGGCACCGCACTGGAGACCATCCTCACCGCGCCGCTGGTGGTCGCGCAGTGGATCAACTGCCAGTACTACTTCTCGACGGTCGCCCCGGAGGTATTCGGGGCAGGCACCAAGACTGTCCACAACGTGGTCGGCACCGCGGGGGTGATCACCGGGTACAGCGGCGATCTACGCCTCGGCTTGCCCTGGCAATCGCTGGCCGACGGGTACCAGCTGCGGCACGAACCGCTTCGGCTGCTGGCCGCGATCCAGGCGCCGCTGACCCGGATCGACATGATCGTCGAGCGCAACCCGATCCTGGAAGATCTGTTCGGCAACGACTGGGTCGCGGTGGCCGCCCGGGCGGACGGCAACGCGCCATGGCACCGATGGAGTCGCTGCGGTTGGCGGCCCTGGTTCGAATCCGATTCCACACCAACAATTCTCGATGAGGAGATGGCGTCATGA